The following are encoded together in the Bradysia coprophila strain Holo2 unplaced genomic scaffold, BU_Bcop_v1 contig_94, whole genome shotgun sequence genome:
- the LOC119084961 gene encoding vacuolar protein sorting-associated protein 35 isoform X2, which produces MTLTTVMDDQEKLLGDAIAIVRSQAFQMKRFLDKSRLMDALKSASTMLAELRTSLLSPKSYYELYMAITDELRHLELYLLDEFEKGRKVADLYELVQYAGNIVPRLYLLITVGLVYIKTNNSLKRSILKDLVEMCRGVQNPLRGLFLRNYLLQCTRNILPDVLQSDDEQEGVVYDSIDFVLMNFAEMNKLWVRMQHQGHSSERTRREKEREELKILVGTNLVRLSQLESATLETYQRLVLPGILEQVVSCRDAIAQQYLMECITQVFPDEFHLQTLDPFLKSCAQLQPGVNVKNIIISLIDRLAAYNLRNAKTVTEPGEEITPIIPQNVQLFEVFSIQIANIVQVRTDMPLEDTVSLQVSLVSLAQKVYPDRVDYVDKVLETTIQILDRLNMHNIAHTLSVNQELSRLLRLCIDFYNNILTLIQLKFFSPLLEKFDYTSRKALALYIVLNILENETLIPTADEADSVLVMIAPLIKDDNEQAPEKLDPEDFAEEQGIAGRFVHLLKSDDPDMQYKILQIARKHFGLGGTQRIKHVLPPLIFQAFQLANKYKQIADEDANWDKKCQKILQFCHSTISVLARADLPDLALRLYLQGALVIGQIGYTNHETVAYDFMTQAFSLYEDEISDSKSQLAAITLIMSTFEQMTCFGEENAEPLRTNCALAASKLLKKPDQCRGVVTCASLFWSGKKNGEEMRDEKRTLECLKKGARIASQCLDTGVQVQLYVELLNHYLFYFERGNSLITITMLNQLIAKINEELPNLEQCEETKQIEMHSNNTLAHIKLRMDSVANESGLDVSFAGIALN; this is translated from the exons ATG ACCTTAACCACCGTAATGGACGACCAAGAGAAATTGCTGGGCGATGCCATTGCCATTGTACGAAGTCAAGCATTCCAAATGAAACGGTTCCTCGACAAAAGTCGCTTAATGGATGCATTGAAGAGTGCCAGCACCATGTTGGCTGAGCTGAGAACGTCGCTGTTGTCACCGAAAAGTTACTACGAACTGT ACATGGCCATAACGGATGAGCTACGTCACCTGGAACTGTATTTGTTGGACGAATTTGAAAAGGGCAGAAAGGTGGCCGATCTGTACGAATTGGTACAGTACGCTGGGAATATTGTGCCTCGCTTGTATTTGCTGATCACCGTGGGCTTGGTGTACATTAAAACGAATAATTCGTTGAAACGGAGCATCCTCAAG GATTTAGTCGAAATGTGCCGTGGCGTTCAAAATCCATTGCGTGGCCTGTTTCTGCGGAACTATTTGCTGCAGTGCACCCGCAACATTTTGCCCGATGTTCTGCAGTCCGACGACGAACAGGAGGGCGTCGTTTACGATTCCATTGACTTTGTGCTGATGAATTTCGCCGAAATGAATAAGCTCTGGGTGCGAATGCAACATCAGGGCCATTCCAGCGAACGGACACGACGCGAAAAGGAACGCGAAGAGCTGAAAATTCTGGTCGGAACGAATTTGGTGCGGCTGTCGCAACTGGAATCGGCAACGTTGGAAACTTATCAACGGTTGGTGTTACCGGGCATTTTGGAACAGGTTGTCAGCTGTCGGGATGCCATTGCACAACAATATTTGATGGAGTGTATCACCCAG GTATTTCCCGACGAATTCCATTTGCAAACACTGGATCCATTCCTGAAATCGTGTGCTCAGCTGCAGCCGGGTGTCAACGTGAAAAACATTATCATTTCGCTGATCGATCGACTCGCTGCGTACAATTTGCGAAATGCCAAG ACTGTGACTGAACCGGGCGAGGAAATCACCCCGATAATTCCGCAAAACGTTCAATTGTTCGAGGTGTTCAGCATTCAGATTGCGAACATCGTTCAAGTCCGTACCGATATGCCGTTGGAGGATACCGTATCTCTGCAAGTATCGCTAGTGAGTTTGGCTCAGAAGGTCTATCCAGATCGGGTGGATTATGTGGACAAAGTGCTCGAAACaaccattcaaattttggATCGGCTGAACATGCATAA TATTGCGCATACTCTGTCCGTGAACCAGGAATTGTCACGACTGTTGCGCCTCTGCATCGATTTCTACAACAACATTTTAACGTTGATCCAACTGAAATTCTTCAGTCCGTTGCTGGAGAAATTCGACTACACGTCGCGAAAAGCGCTCGCCTTGTACATCGTACTGAACATCCTGGAAAACGAAACGCTCATTCCCACCGCTGATGAAGCAGACTCTGTTCTTGTCATGATAGCACCGCTGATCAAAGATGACAATGAACAAGCGCCCGAAAAACTCGATCCGGAAGATTTTGCCGAAGAGCAGGGCATAGCCGGCCGATTCGTTCATCTGCTGAAAAGTGACGATCCCGACATGCAATACAAAATACTGCAGATCGCTCGCAAACACTTCGGTTTGGGCGGAACGCAACGCATCAAACACGTGCTGCCGCCGTTGATCTTTCAAGCGTTTCAATTGGCCAACAAATACAAACAGATTGCCGACGAGGATGCGAATTGGGACAAAAAGTGCCAGAAGATATTGCAGTTCTGTCACAGTACGATATCGGTGCTGGCTCGGGCTGATTTGCCCGATTTGGCGTTGAGATTGTATCTGCAGGGTGCTCTGGTAATCGGACAGATCGGTTACACGAATCATGAGACGGTGGCGTACGATTTTATGACACAG GCTTTCTCATTGTACGAGGATGAGATATCCGACTCAAAATCTCAGCTGGCTGCAATAACACTGATTATGTCGACATTCGAGCAAATGACCTGTTTCGGAGAAGAAAATGCCGAACCGTTGCGAACAAACTGTGCCCTGGCTGCGTCCAAGCTGTTAAAGAAGCCAGATCAATGCCGTGGAGTCGTTACGTGCGCCAGTCTATTTTGGAGCGGAAA aaaaaatggCGAAGAGATGCGTGACGAGAAACGAACCCTGGAATGTCTGAAGAAAGGTGCACGCATTGCGTCACAGTGCTTGGACACTGGTGTACAAGTGCAATTGTATGTGGAATTGCTCAATCACTATTTGTTCTACTTTGAGCGCGGCAATTCGTTGATAACGATCACGATGCTGAATCAATTGATTGCCAAGATCAATGAAGAGCTGCCGAATTTGGAGCAATGCGAGGAGacgaaacaaattgaaatgcaCAGCAACAATACGTTGGCGCACATAAAATTGCGCATGGATTCAGTGGCAAATGAGAGCGGGTTGGATGTGTCGTTTGCTGGCATTGCTTTGAATTAG
- the LOC119084961 gene encoding vacuolar protein sorting-associated protein 35 isoform X1, with product MYPWNSLYDSSSQFTYLTEFQHQYRFSDDTSKRSSAVRTLTTVMDDQEKLLGDAIAIVRSQAFQMKRFLDKSRLMDALKSASTMLAELRTSLLSPKSYYELYMAITDELRHLELYLLDEFEKGRKVADLYELVQYAGNIVPRLYLLITVGLVYIKTNNSLKRSILKDLVEMCRGVQNPLRGLFLRNYLLQCTRNILPDVLQSDDEQEGVVYDSIDFVLMNFAEMNKLWVRMQHQGHSSERTRREKEREELKILVGTNLVRLSQLESATLETYQRLVLPGILEQVVSCRDAIAQQYLMECITQVFPDEFHLQTLDPFLKSCAQLQPGVNVKNIIISLIDRLAAYNLRNAKTVTEPGEEITPIIPQNVQLFEVFSIQIANIVQVRTDMPLEDTVSLQVSLVSLAQKVYPDRVDYVDKVLETTIQILDRLNMHNIAHTLSVNQELSRLLRLCIDFYNNILTLIQLKFFSPLLEKFDYTSRKALALYIVLNILENETLIPTADEADSVLVMIAPLIKDDNEQAPEKLDPEDFAEEQGIAGRFVHLLKSDDPDMQYKILQIARKHFGLGGTQRIKHVLPPLIFQAFQLANKYKQIADEDANWDKKCQKILQFCHSTISVLARADLPDLALRLYLQGALVIGQIGYTNHETVAYDFMTQAFSLYEDEISDSKSQLAAITLIMSTFEQMTCFGEENAEPLRTNCALAASKLLKKPDQCRGVVTCASLFWSGKKNGEEMRDEKRTLECLKKGARIASQCLDTGVQVQLYVELLNHYLFYFERGNSLITITMLNQLIAKINEELPNLEQCEETKQIEMHSNNTLAHIKLRMDSVANESGLDVSFAGIALN from the exons ATGTACCCGTGGAATTCATTGTACGACAGCAGCAGCCAATTCACCTATTTGACAGAATTCCAACATCAGTATCGTTTCTCTGATGATACGTCGAAAAGGTCATCGGCAGTCAGG ACCTTAACCACCGTAATGGACGACCAAGAGAAATTGCTGGGCGATGCCATTGCCATTGTACGAAGTCAAGCATTCCAAATGAAACGGTTCCTCGACAAAAGTCGCTTAATGGATGCATTGAAGAGTGCCAGCACCATGTTGGCTGAGCTGAGAACGTCGCTGTTGTCACCGAAAAGTTACTACGAACTGT ACATGGCCATAACGGATGAGCTACGTCACCTGGAACTGTATTTGTTGGACGAATTTGAAAAGGGCAGAAAGGTGGCCGATCTGTACGAATTGGTACAGTACGCTGGGAATATTGTGCCTCGCTTGTATTTGCTGATCACCGTGGGCTTGGTGTACATTAAAACGAATAATTCGTTGAAACGGAGCATCCTCAAG GATTTAGTCGAAATGTGCCGTGGCGTTCAAAATCCATTGCGTGGCCTGTTTCTGCGGAACTATTTGCTGCAGTGCACCCGCAACATTTTGCCCGATGTTCTGCAGTCCGACGACGAACAGGAGGGCGTCGTTTACGATTCCATTGACTTTGTGCTGATGAATTTCGCCGAAATGAATAAGCTCTGGGTGCGAATGCAACATCAGGGCCATTCCAGCGAACGGACACGACGCGAAAAGGAACGCGAAGAGCTGAAAATTCTGGTCGGAACGAATTTGGTGCGGCTGTCGCAACTGGAATCGGCAACGTTGGAAACTTATCAACGGTTGGTGTTACCGGGCATTTTGGAACAGGTTGTCAGCTGTCGGGATGCCATTGCACAACAATATTTGATGGAGTGTATCACCCAG GTATTTCCCGACGAATTCCATTTGCAAACACTGGATCCATTCCTGAAATCGTGTGCTCAGCTGCAGCCGGGTGTCAACGTGAAAAACATTATCATTTCGCTGATCGATCGACTCGCTGCGTACAATTTGCGAAATGCCAAG ACTGTGACTGAACCGGGCGAGGAAATCACCCCGATAATTCCGCAAAACGTTCAATTGTTCGAGGTGTTCAGCATTCAGATTGCGAACATCGTTCAAGTCCGTACCGATATGCCGTTGGAGGATACCGTATCTCTGCAAGTATCGCTAGTGAGTTTGGCTCAGAAGGTCTATCCAGATCGGGTGGATTATGTGGACAAAGTGCTCGAAACaaccattcaaattttggATCGGCTGAACATGCATAA TATTGCGCATACTCTGTCCGTGAACCAGGAATTGTCACGACTGTTGCGCCTCTGCATCGATTTCTACAACAACATTTTAACGTTGATCCAACTGAAATTCTTCAGTCCGTTGCTGGAGAAATTCGACTACACGTCGCGAAAAGCGCTCGCCTTGTACATCGTACTGAACATCCTGGAAAACGAAACGCTCATTCCCACCGCTGATGAAGCAGACTCTGTTCTTGTCATGATAGCACCGCTGATCAAAGATGACAATGAACAAGCGCCCGAAAAACTCGATCCGGAAGATTTTGCCGAAGAGCAGGGCATAGCCGGCCGATTCGTTCATCTGCTGAAAAGTGACGATCCCGACATGCAATACAAAATACTGCAGATCGCTCGCAAACACTTCGGTTTGGGCGGAACGCAACGCATCAAACACGTGCTGCCGCCGTTGATCTTTCAAGCGTTTCAATTGGCCAACAAATACAAACAGATTGCCGACGAGGATGCGAATTGGGACAAAAAGTGCCAGAAGATATTGCAGTTCTGTCACAGTACGATATCGGTGCTGGCTCGGGCTGATTTGCCCGATTTGGCGTTGAGATTGTATCTGCAGGGTGCTCTGGTAATCGGACAGATCGGTTACACGAATCATGAGACGGTGGCGTACGATTTTATGACACAG GCTTTCTCATTGTACGAGGATGAGATATCCGACTCAAAATCTCAGCTGGCTGCAATAACACTGATTATGTCGACATTCGAGCAAATGACCTGTTTCGGAGAAGAAAATGCCGAACCGTTGCGAACAAACTGTGCCCTGGCTGCGTCCAAGCTGTTAAAGAAGCCAGATCAATGCCGTGGAGTCGTTACGTGCGCCAGTCTATTTTGGAGCGGAAA aaaaaatggCGAAGAGATGCGTGACGAGAAACGAACCCTGGAATGTCTGAAGAAAGGTGCACGCATTGCGTCACAGTGCTTGGACACTGGTGTACAAGTGCAATTGTATGTGGAATTGCTCAATCACTATTTGTTCTACTTTGAGCGCGGCAATTCGTTGATAACGATCACGATGCTGAATCAATTGATTGCCAAGATCAATGAAGAGCTGCCGAATTTGGAGCAATGCGAGGAGacgaaacaaattgaaatgcaCAGCAACAATACGTTGGCGCACATAAAATTGCGCATGGATTCAGTGGCAAATGAGAGCGGGTTGGATGTGTCGTTTGCTGGCATTGCTTTGAATTAG